Proteins encoded together in one Carya illinoinensis cultivar Pawnee chromosome 3, C.illinoinensisPawnee_v1, whole genome shotgun sequence window:
- the LOC122305308 gene encoding metallothionein-like protein type 2 gives MSCCGGNCGCVSSCSCGSGCGGCKMYPDMGYTETTSTETLIVGVAPQKTHFEGSEMAVRAENGSKCGCNCTYDPCNCK, from the coding sequence ATGTCTTGCTGCGGAGGAAACTGTGGTTGCGTTTCTAGCTGTAGCTGCGGCAGCGGCTGTGGAGGATGCAAGATGTACCCTGACATGGGCTACACAGAGACAACATCCACAGAGACTCTTATCGTTGGTGTTGCTCCCCAGAAGACACACTTTGAGGGATCTGAGATGGCCGTTCGTGCTGAGAATGGCAGCAAGTGCGGATGCAACTGCACCTATGATCCTTGCAATTGTAAATGA